One genomic region from Arenicella chitinivorans encodes:
- the ftsB gene encoding cell division protein FtsB: MRILASMLFILLIYLQAKLWFGGHGVFQLWSLQNTIAQERARNDELSQRNEALHAEVKELKEGREALEERARSQLGFIKDGETFYRVIPHASDNTADSQP, from the coding sequence ATGAGGATTCTTGCCAGTATGCTGTTTATTCTGTTGATCTACCTACAGGCCAAATTATGGTTTGGCGGTCACGGTGTATTTCAGTTATGGTCACTGCAAAATACCATCGCGCAAGAGCGTGCACGTAACGACGAACTTAGTCAACGAAATGAAGCGTTGCATGCCGAGGTCAAGGAGTTGAAAGAAGGGCGTGAAGCACTCGAAGAGCGTGCGCGGAGTCAGCTTGGGTTTATCAAGGACGGCGAAACCTTTTACCGAGTGATTCCACACGCGTCAGATAACACCGCCGATTCACAGCCCTGA